In the Kaistella sp. 97-N-M2 genome, one interval contains:
- the lnt gene encoding apolipoprotein N-acyltransferase, with amino-acid sequence MKYLLLSLISALLLSISWPTYGVPFFIFFALVPLLMMEHEITKFSKIKNKSRAIFGLTYLCFIIWNIVTTGWLYGAKNPDGTHSLMAVVIPVLLNSLFYSIIFQCYHLYKKAQGTYFGLVFFVAIWMVFEKIHLSWELTWPWLNLGNVFADYPKIIQWYDTLGATGGSFWILVINVYAFYTWRIWEAGRKRRSLIINSSVLTIFIVIPILISMVKYQNFDEKPLGSVNVLMLQPELNPYTEKYSKDSLTILSDLLQLAEQNSQGQIDYYIGPETSLPGYGSISETAFDQSTLLNGVKTFLTKHPKSVFATGISSHRFYPNADQKSETAYQTSQGMYVDSYNSAVQIIPNQKVEVYHKGKLVPGVEIFPYINVLKPLLGNAMIDLGGTTASLATDPERKAFSNPFNKGKMAPIICYESIYGEFVTDYVKKGANFLGIMTNDSWWGVTQGHQQLMAYARLRAIETRREIARAANSGISGHINARGDVVADTFYGDKTTLFAKVNLYDKMTFYTKAGDLLSRFSIFVFGFLVFYTLIKKFQNRKKTE; translated from the coding sequence ATGAAATATCTGCTTCTCTCTTTAATATCCGCACTGCTTCTAAGCATTTCCTGGCCGACCTACGGCGTTCCCTTCTTTATCTTTTTTGCACTTGTTCCGCTTCTGATGATGGAGCACGAAATTACCAAATTTTCCAAAATAAAAAATAAAAGCCGCGCCATTTTCGGTCTCACTTATCTGTGTTTCATCATCTGGAATATCGTAACGACCGGCTGGCTCTACGGTGCCAAAAATCCCGACGGCACGCACTCGCTCATGGCCGTGGTAATACCCGTTTTGCTGAATTCGTTGTTCTACTCAATTATTTTTCAATGCTATCATCTTTATAAAAAAGCGCAGGGAACGTATTTCGGTCTCGTCTTTTTCGTCGCGATCTGGATGGTTTTTGAAAAAATACACCTCAGCTGGGAACTTACCTGGCCCTGGCTGAACCTGGGAAATGTCTTCGCCGATTATCCCAAAATCATCCAATGGTACGATACTTTAGGCGCCACGGGCGGAAGTTTTTGGATTCTGGTCATCAACGTCTATGCTTTTTATACATGGCGGATTTGGGAGGCCGGCAGAAAACGCAGATCGCTCATTATCAATTCCTCCGTTTTAACCATTTTCATCGTCATACCCATCTTGATTTCGATGGTGAAATACCAAAATTTTGACGAAAAACCACTTGGCTCCGTCAACGTTTTAATGCTTCAACCCGAACTGAATCCGTACACCGAGAAATATTCGAAAGACAGCTTAACGATCTTAAGTGATCTTCTTCAGTTGGCAGAACAAAATTCACAGGGCCAGATCGATTATTACATCGGTCCGGAAACTTCGCTTCCAGGATACGGCTCTATCTCCGAAACGGCTTTTGACCAAAGCACGCTTCTCAATGGCGTTAAAACGTTTTTAACGAAACATCCGAAATCGGTCTTTGCCACGGGAATTTCCTCCCACCGTTTTTACCCGAACGCGGATCAGAAATCGGAAACTGCTTACCAAACCTCGCAGGGAATGTATGTAGACAGTTACAATTCGGCGGTTCAGATCATTCCAAACCAAAAGGTAGAAGTTTATCACAAAGGAAAACTGGTGCCGGGCGTCGAGATCTTTCCCTACATCAACGTTCTGAAACCTTTGCTGGGAAATGCCATGATCGATTTGGGTGGCACCACCGCTTCCCTTGCAACAGATCCGGAAAGAAAAGCCTTCAGCAATCCTTTCAACAAAGGCAAAATGGCACCCATCATTTGCTACGAAAGCATCTACGGAGAATTCGTGACCGACTACGTGAAAAAGGGCGCGAACTTTTTAGGAATTATGACGAACGATTCCTGGTGGGGCGTTACGCAGGGACATCAGCAACTCATGGCGTACGCAAGACTGCGCGCGATCGAAACGCGTCGCGAAATTGCCAGAGCCGCGAACAGCGGGATTTCCGGCCACATCAATGCGCGGGGCGATGTGGTTGCCGATACTTTTTACGGCGATAAAACAACGCTTTTCGCAAAAGTAAATCTTTATGATAAAATGACGTTTTACACGAAAGCCGGCGATTTGTTGTCGCGTTTTTCGATCTTCGTTTTTGGATTTTTAGTCTTTTATACGCTGATTAAAAAGTTTCAAAACAGAAAAAAAACGGAATAG
- the folB gene encoding dihydroneopterin aldolase — protein sequence MTSKIILENLKIYAFHGVLPEEKIIGTTFILNVEVHADLWKATETDDLQDTINYAAVNDILHAEMSIPSQLLEHIIGRIFKKLQVSFPQITFIKIKLTKTNPPMRGEMDGVSIEMAKEIHTK from the coding sequence ATGACCTCCAAAATAATCCTCGAAAACCTCAAAATCTACGCTTTCCACGGCGTTCTTCCCGAAGAAAAAATCATCGGAACCACCTTTATTCTGAATGTAGAAGTCCACGCCGACCTCTGGAAAGCCACCGAAACCGACGATCTCCAGGATACCATAAATTACGCTGCGGTCAACGATATTCTCCACGCGGAAATGTCCATTCCTTCCCAATTGCTGGAGCACATTATCGGCAGAATTTTCAAAAAGCTCCAAGTCTCTTTTCCACAGATTACCTTTATCAAAATAAAACTCACCAAAACCAATCCACCCATGCGCGGCGAAATGGACGGCGTAAGCATAGAAATGGCGAAAGAAATCCACACAAAATAA
- the nadA gene encoding quinolinate synthase NadA → MSTENLDKAKTNLPVRGFLKIDDLIIPTGDDLVKAILDLKKEKNAVILAHYYQPPAIQDIADYLGDSLQLARAAKDTNADMIAFCGVHFMAEAAKILNPGKKVVLPDTQAGCSLADGCSGEGLRAMRAQYPNALIATYINCNAETKAESDIIVTSSNAETIIKSLPEDRPIIFAPDKNLGRYLAKKTGRDMILWDGSCIVHEAFSMERIAQQLADHPHAKLIAHPESETPVLDLAAFVGSTSALLNYVEKDDAQEFIVATEEGILHEMRKRAPHKKLIPALVFDESCNCSECFYMKRNTLEKLYLCMKYELPEILMDEDLRLRALKPIEAMLELSTTIK, encoded by the coding sequence ATGAGTACCGAAAATTTAGATAAAGCAAAAACCAACCTGCCGGTAAGAGGATTCCTGAAAATCGACGACCTCATTATTCCCACGGGAGACGATTTGGTAAAGGCAATTTTAGACCTTAAAAAAGAGAAAAATGCCGTTATTTTGGCGCACTATTACCAGCCGCCGGCCATCCAGGATATTGCCGATTATTTAGGAGACTCGCTCCAGTTGGCGCGCGCCGCGAAAGATACCAATGCCGATATGATCGCTTTTTGCGGTGTTCACTTTATGGCCGAAGCCGCGAAAATTTTAAATCCCGGAAAAAAAGTTGTTCTCCCGGACACGCAGGCGGGTTGCTCCCTCGCAGACGGCTGCAGCGGCGAAGGTCTACGTGCCATGCGCGCGCAATACCCGAACGCTTTAATCGCGACCTACATCAACTGCAACGCCGAAACGAAGGCCGAATCCGATATTATTGTGACGAGCTCCAACGCGGAAACCATCATCAAATCGCTGCCCGAAGACCGTCCGATAATTTTTGCGCCCGATAAAAATCTGGGCCGATATCTAGCCAAAAAAACGGGCCGCGACATGATCCTTTGGGACGGCAGCTGTATCGTTCACGAAGCTTTTTCCATGGAAAGAATCGCGCAGCAGCTGGCCGATCATCCACACGCAAAACTTATCGCCCATCCCGAAAGTGAAACGCCGGTTCTGGATCTGGCGGCGTTTGTCGGCTCCACCTCTGCCCTTTTAAATTATGTGGAAAAAGACGATGCCCAGGAATTTATCGTTGCCACCGAAGAAGGAATTCTGCACGAAATGCGAAAACGCGCACCGCACAAAAAGCTCATCCCCGCCTTGGTTTTCGACGAATCCTGCAACTGCTCCGAATGTTTTTACATGAAACGGAATACGCTCGAAAAACTTTATCTCTGCATGAAATACGAACTGCCGGAAATCCTCATGGACGAAGATTTGCGTTTAAGAGCATTAAAACCCATTGAAGCCATGCTGGAACTGAGTACGACGATTAAATAA
- the gmk gene encoding guanylate kinase, protein MNKVIIFSAPSGSGKTTLVKHCLDVFPDLQFSISCTTRDLRGSEVHGIDYHFVSPDEFRQKITEEAFVEFEEVYEDKYYGTLKSEVERIWASGKVVIFDVDVKGGISLKKYFGDQALSIFIMPPSVAELELRLISRGTDDLKTIKTRVHKAADEMAFKNEFDVILINSDLEVAKKNVEDLLKKFLKS, encoded by the coding sequence ATGAATAAAGTTATCATTTTCTCGGCACCTTCCGGAAGCGGAAAAACAACCTTGGTTAAGCACTGTCTGGACGTATTTCCGGATCTGCAGTTTTCCATTTCGTGTACCACGAGAGATTTGCGCGGCAGCGAAGTGCATGGCATCGACTATCATTTTGTTTCGCCCGACGAATTCCGCCAGAAAATTACGGAAGAGGCTTTTGTGGAATTTGAAGAAGTGTACGAAGATAAATATTACGGCACCTTAAAATCCGAAGTAGAGCGCATTTGGGCGAGCGGAAAAGTGGTTATTTTTGATGTTGATGTGAAAGGTGGAATTTCCCTCAAAAAATATTTTGGCGATCAGGCACTTTCCATTTTCATTATGCCGCCCTCGGTGGCAGAACTGGAGCTGCGCCTGATTTCGCGCGGGACCGATGATCTGAAAACTATAAAAACCCGCGTTCATAAAGCCGCCGACGAAATGGCTTTTAAAAATGAATTCGACGTCATTTTGATTAACAGTGATCTGGAAGTCGCAAAAAAAAATGTGGAAGATCTGCTGAAAAAGTTTTTAAAATCATGA
- a CDS encoding YicC/YloC family endoribonuclease: MILSMTGFGRSEGTFDGKKITIDLKSLNSKSFDLNIKMPLRYKEKEFEIRKILNDRILRGKVDCYINVETLDDTNDVTINHDLVKAYIAELRKISGDGPDFEYLKMAIRMPEAISSRPDELNDNEWVFLIEVLNEALMKFNNFRETEGEILQEELGRNIRKIESYLAQVEPYEDVRMDGVKERYRKSMNEFDQIDETRFYQEMAYYTEKLDIAEEKVRLTQHLKYYQEVAKNEDFNGKKLGFISQEIGREINTLGSKANHAEIQKLVVMMKDDLEKIKEQTLNVL; this comes from the coding sequence ATGATTCTATCCATGACCGGCTTCGGGAGAAGCGAAGGCACCTTCGACGGTAAAAAAATTACCATCGATCTGAAATCGCTCAACAGCAAATCTTTCGACCTCAACATCAAGATGCCCTTGCGGTATAAAGAAAAAGAATTCGAAATCCGAAAAATTCTGAACGACCGGATTCTGCGCGGAAAAGTGGACTGTTACATCAATGTTGAAACTTTAGACGACACAAACGATGTGACCATTAATCATGATCTCGTGAAAGCCTACATCGCAGAACTCCGGAAAATCTCCGGCGACGGCCCCGATTTCGAATATCTGAAAATGGCCATCCGAATGCCGGAAGCCATCTCTTCCCGCCCGGACGAGCTTAATGACAACGAATGGGTTTTTCTTATCGAAGTTCTAAATGAAGCCCTCATGAAATTCAATAATTTCCGCGAAACGGAAGGCGAAATCCTGCAGGAAGAACTCGGGAGAAACATCCGCAAGATCGAATCTTATCTCGCGCAGGTGGAACCTTACGAAGACGTGCGGATGGACGGTGTGAAGGAACGTTACCGCAAATCCATGAACGAGTTTGACCAGATCGATGAAACACGTTTTTACCAGGAGATGGCTTATTATACGGAAAAATTAGATATTGCCGAAGAAAAAGTACGGTTAACGCAGCATCTTAAATATTATCAGGAAGTCGCGAAAAACGAAGATTTCAACGGAAAAAAACTCGGTTTTATCTCGCAGGAAATCGGCCGGGAAATCAATACGCTCGGTTCCAAAGCCAACCACGCAGAAATCCAAAAACTCGTCGTAATGATGAAAGATGATCTGGAAAAAATTAAGGAACAGACGCTGAACGTTTTATAA
- a CDS encoding PASTA domain-containing protein: MLKSLFHWKVLVNLLLAAAIFTGLVWLTFRWLEMHTNHGKEIAVPNVMNRSVQDAIKILDDSGLEYEVDSFKYDPKYRPFQVLQIYPSPGSRVKDGRTIIMKVNPRTYAQVSVPDILDRYKGLAFRQLEQVGLKVGDTIFEPSIQRDAVIRMMYNGATLKPGSLLPRFTTIDLVIGAGPKRNISVPNLVGLTVQEAKAIIAQNLFEVGLVEYEDNNNDESDIVYYQDPASYDVRDQGMQIDIWASKKTPAEMGGKIAQLNSIYRIKIDTVAPSQNYYEDPMYRAPERRTQPQVERAVPVTPQREAPKPEVKSTEAPKTATDQKTTVTTPKTTTPKTTTPKATTAPKPDEKPKAKKVIVE, encoded by the coding sequence ATGCTTAAATCGCTTTTCCACTGGAAAGTCTTGGTCAATTTACTTTTGGCAGCTGCCATTTTCACAGGTCTGGTTTGGCTTACCTTTCGTTGGTTGGAGATGCACACGAATCACGGCAAAGAGATCGCTGTTCCGAATGTGATGAACAGATCTGTTCAGGATGCCATTAAAATCCTCGACGATTCCGGTTTGGAATATGAGGTGGACAGTTTTAAATATGATCCCAAATACCGTCCGTTTCAGGTTTTACAGATTTATCCCAGCCCGGGTTCCCGCGTAAAAGACGGCAGAACCATCATTATGAAGGTTAATCCAAGAACCTATGCGCAGGTTTCCGTTCCGGATATTTTAGACCGATACAAAGGTTTAGCATTTCGGCAACTGGAACAGGTGGGTTTAAAAGTGGGCGATACGATTTTTGAACCGAGTATTCAAAGAGACGCGGTAATTCGTATGATGTACAACGGTGCCACCCTGAAACCGGGTTCGCTTTTGCCGCGGTTTACCACAATCGATCTCGTGATTGGCGCAGGACCGAAGAGAAATATTTCCGTTCCCAATTTAGTAGGACTTACGGTTCAGGAAGCGAAAGCCATTATTGCACAAAATTTATTTGAAGTTGGCCTCGTGGAATACGAAGATAACAACAATGATGAATCCGATATCGTTTACTATCAGGATCCCGCGTCTTATGACGTCCGCGACCAGGGAATGCAGATCGATATCTGGGCGAGTAAGAAAACACCCGCCGAAATGGGTGGTAAAATCGCGCAGCTGAACTCCATTTACAGAATTAAAATCGATACGGTAGCGCCTTCCCAGAACTACTACGAAGATCCGATGTACAGAGCTCCGGAACGTCGTACGCAACCACAAGTGGAACGAGCGGTGCCCGTGACGCCACAGAGGGAAGCTCCAAAACCGGAAGTAAAAAGTACAGAAGCTCCAAAAACCGCAACCGATCAAAAAACCACTGTAACGACGCCGAAAACAACGACACCGAAAACAACCACACCAAAAGCGACAACGGCCCCAAAACCGGACGAAAAGCCGAAAGCCAAAAAGGTAATCGTTGAGTAG
- a CDS encoding RluA family pseudouridine synthase, producing MTDEHEQFSEEEIPDQESNEAESEGLYEHLSIKVDRGQEPLRIDKFLFIFRQNSSRNKISQTCRAGNVVVNGVPVKQNYRVKPGDEISVLLTKPPRENIIIPQDISINIVYEDDDVVIVDKAAGMVVHPGHGNYDGTLINALAFHFEKNGQKSDLDRVGLVHRIDKDTSGLLVIAKNEYALSFLAKQFFERKTKRLYWAFVWGNVAEDEGTITGNIGRHLKNRMQMAVFEDGSLGKHAVTHYKVLERFRYITWVECKLETGRTHQIRAHFKHIGHTLFNDERYEGNHILKGVNMPKYKQFVKNVFEILPRHALHAHTLGFIHPTTKEEMYFESPMPQDMDEAVKKWRNYLES from the coding sequence ATGACAGACGAACACGAACAGTTTTCCGAAGAAGAAATACCGGATCAGGAATCGAACGAAGCGGAATCAGAAGGACTTTACGAGCATCTTTCCATTAAGGTCGATCGCGGACAGGAACCGCTTCGCATCGATAAATTTCTTTTTATTTTCCGTCAGAATTCTTCCCGAAACAAAATCTCTCAAACCTGCCGCGCCGGAAACGTGGTGGTGAATGGCGTGCCCGTAAAACAGAACTACCGCGTAAAACCCGGCGACGAAATTTCGGTGCTTTTAACGAAACCGCCGCGCGAAAACATCATCATTCCACAAGATATTTCTATAAACATCGTTTATGAGGATGACGACGTGGTGATTGTGGATAAAGCCGCGGGAATGGTGGTTCATCCAGGTCATGGGAATTATGACGGCACTTTGATCAACGCGCTGGCTTTTCATTTCGAAAAAAACGGTCAGAAATCGGATCTGGATCGTGTAGGCTTGGTTCATCGGATCGATAAAGATACATCGGGATTACTGGTGATTGCAAAAAACGAATATGCCTTAAGTTTCCTCGCGAAACAGTTTTTTGAGCGCAAAACCAAAAGACTGTACTGGGCTTTTGTGTGGGGCAATGTGGCAGAAGATGAAGGAACCATCACCGGAAATATCGGGCGGCACCTTAAAAACCGCATGCAGATGGCGGTTTTTGAAGACGGAAGTTTAGGAAAGCATGCTGTAACCCATTATAAAGTATTGGAGCGTTTCCGCTACATTACGTGGGTGGAATGCAAACTGGAGACGGGGAGAACGCATCAGATCCGCGCGCATTTTAAACATATCGGGCACACTTTGTTTAATGATGAGCGGTACGAAGGAAATCATATTTTAAAAGGCGTGAATATGCCGAAATACAAGCAGTTTGTAAAAAATGTCTTTGAAATTTTGCCGCGTCATGCCCTGCACGCGCATACTTTAGGGTTTATTCATCCGACAACGAAAGAGGAAATGTATTTTGAAAGTCCCATGCCGCAGGATATGGATGAAGCGGTGAAGAAATGGCGGAATTATCTGGAATCTTAA
- a CDS encoding PorP/SprF family type IX secretion system membrane protein: MRKIYTLFFVVVFFGTYKSQETLPYYQQYLLEGDFLFNPALYGKTDDVVLNLNYQKQFSQFDQSPNVQSIGMHANVFDRVGAGLTFFRDQNGPISANGIGAGASYFIPLDDDGERKSQFSFGTNVNFYNLSIDLGALNPQDPGDPTLSSDANSLFLVYANLGMAVTYRNFFAGVSVNDIALTNDIPIVNGIEPEPTKFIINAGYDYYLNEQLYVTPSVSMNFNTNSTRITDLNLMGTAVGDQNSFSAGASMRSSKNQFGSQNLGISPIVKATVNNFFFGATYNFGLSDIQEYAGSSFMLSVGYNIENFINSRGFRY, encoded by the coding sequence ATGAGAAAAATATATACGTTATTTTTCGTGGTGGTTTTCTTCGGAACCTACAAAAGCCAGGAAACACTGCCTTATTACCAACAGTATCTGCTGGAAGGCGATTTCCTATTTAATCCTGCCCTTTATGGCAAAACCGACGATGTGGTGCTGAATTTAAACTACCAAAAGCAGTTTTCGCAGTTCGATCAGTCGCCGAATGTGCAGTCCATCGGCATGCATGCCAATGTTTTCGACAGGGTAGGCGCAGGTTTAACTTTTTTCCGCGATCAGAACGGACCGATTTCCGCGAACGGCATTGGCGCGGGCGCCTCCTATTTTATTCCTCTCGATGATGACGGTGAACGAAAAAGCCAGTTTTCCTTTGGGACGAATGTGAATTTCTACAATTTGAGTATTGATCTGGGAGCGCTCAACCCGCAGGATCCGGGCGATCCAACGCTGTCTTCTGATGCCAATTCCTTATTTTTGGTCTATGCCAATTTGGGGATGGCGGTAACGTACCGTAATTTTTTCGCGGGCGTTTCCGTTAACGATATTGCTTTAACCAACGATATTCCCATCGTGAACGGCATTGAGCCGGAACCAACCAAATTTATCATCAACGCGGGTTATGATTATTATTTAAATGAACAGCTTTATGTAACGCCGTCGGTTTCGATGAATTTTAATACGAATTCCACGCGCATCACCGATTTAAATTTAATGGGAACCGCGGTGGGCGATCAAAATTCCTTTTCCGCGGGTGCCAGCATGCGAAGTTCCAAGAATCAGTTTGGCAGCCAGAATCTGGGTATTTCTCCCATCGTCAAAGCTACGGTGAACAACTTCTTTTTTGGTGCCACTTATAATTTCGGTCTGTCGGATATTCAGGAGTACGCCGGCAGCAGTTTTATGCTGAGCGTGGGGTATAATATTGAAAACTTTATCAATTCGAGAGGATTCAGATATTAA
- the hemW gene encoding radical SAM family heme chaperone HemW, with the protein MIYLHIPFCKQKCSYCNFHFSTSLNYKEDMVAAIKKEIFLRKDELESQNLKSLYFGGGTPSILKVKELQSIIDEVLKYFAFEADIEITLEANPDDLDKNFLMELSKTPFNRLSIGTQSFFEADLKLMNRAHTSNEAEDSIKRAQDFGFENISIDLIYGSPTSSFDIWKENLNKTIELQVPHISSYALTVEPKTALNTWISQGKIAAPKETEQHEEFFYMTEFLKGQGFDHYEISNFGKPSFHSKHNSAYWNYEAYLGIGPSAHSYNGRNERSWNIANNQLYINSLNQNKPAKETEILTQKDQFNEMLMIGLRTTWGVNLSSLKEKFSSELTESFQTQIQQKIADGILVIENNYLKIPEKHWFLADGIAADLFIL; encoded by the coding sequence ATGATCTATCTCCACATTCCTTTCTGCAAACAAAAATGCAGCTACTGCAACTTCCATTTTTCTACGTCTTTAAACTATAAGGAAGATATGGTTGCGGCGATTAAAAAGGAAATTTTTCTGCGCAAAGACGAACTGGAAAGTCAAAATTTAAAATCCCTTTATTTCGGCGGAGGAACGCCTTCTATACTTAAGGTTAAGGAACTGCAATCCATTATTGATGAGGTTTTAAAATATTTTGCTTTTGAGGCGGACATCGAAATCACGCTCGAAGCAAATCCCGATGATTTGGATAAAAACTTTCTTATGGAGCTGTCAAAAACGCCATTTAACCGGCTGTCCATCGGAACGCAAAGTTTTTTTGAAGCAGATTTAAAATTGATGAACCGCGCCCACACTTCGAATGAAGCGGAAGATTCCATCAAGCGCGCACAGGATTTTGGCTTTGAAAATATCAGCATCGATTTAATTTACGGATCACCAACTTCCAGTTTCGACATCTGGAAAGAAAATTTAAATAAAACCATCGAACTGCAGGTGCCGCACATTTCTTCTTACGCGCTAACGGTTGAACCGAAAACCGCTTTGAATACGTGGATTTCGCAGGGCAAGATTGCAGCGCCAAAAGAGACCGAACAGCACGAAGAATTTTTTTACATGACGGAATTTCTGAAAGGTCAGGGTTTCGATCATTACGAAATTTCTAATTTTGGAAAGCCGAGTTTTCACTCCAAACATAACTCCGCGTACTGGAATTATGAAGCGTATCTGGGCATCGGTCCGTCTGCGCATTCTTACAACGGGCGCAACGAGCGGAGCTGGAATATCGCGAACAATCAATTGTACATCAATTCTTTAAATCAAAATAAACCCGCAAAGGAAACGGAAATTTTAACACAAAAAGATCAGTTCAATGAAATGCTGATGATTGGTTTGCGGACCACGTGGGGCGTAAATTTATCTTCATTAAAGGAGAAATTCAGCAGCGAATTGACCGAGTCTTTTCAAACGCAAATTCAACAAAAAATTGCGGATGGAATTCTGGTCATCGAAAATAATTATTTGAAAATTCCGGAAAAACACTGGTTCCTCGCGGACGGAATTGCTGCCGATCTGTTTATTTTGTAA